Within Methanoculleus horonobensis, the genomic segment TGCCCTGAAACCCGCGCTGGCCAGGGCAATGGGCATACTTTTCGCATCGGGAGTACGCCGGATTCTTACCGGCTGAGATATGCGATGTGCTTAGTAATACATTTATACCAATACGTAATACAATCGCATCAGGTGTGTCATGCATATACCTGACGCGTTTATACCGATGGGGCAGGCCCTGGTCTACTGGGTCATCGCCCTCGTCTTCATCGCCCTCGCCCTCCGGTGGGCGCGGCGTTCGATGGGAGAGGAGAAGATACCGCTGGTCGCCGTGCTCGCCGCAGGCATCTTCGCCATCCAGGCGTTGAACATCCCCATCCCCTGGGGGACGAGCGGCCACATGGTCGGTGCGGCGCTCGCGGCAATCGTCCTCGGGTCGCCGTTCGCAGGAGTCTTCGTCCTGACGCTGGTGCTCCTCGTGCAGGGTATCATCTTCGGCGACGGCGGCATCACCGTCATGGGCGCGAACATCATCAACATGGGCGTCGTCGGAGGGTTCATCGGCTACTACGGGTATACCGCCATCAAACGCGTGATTGGGAATGCGTATGCCGCCGCCTTCATCGCCGCATGGGCGGCGCTCTTCATCTCCGCAATCCTCTGTGCCGTCGAACTCGCAATCGCCGGAACGTTCCCGCTGGTTCCAGCACTCACCGGCCTTGGGCTCTACCATGCGGTCATCGGGCTCATCGAGGGAGGCATCACCGCGGGCGCCCTCTACCTGATCGCCTCGGCACGCCCCGACATCCTCGAACACCCGACGGGGGTGAGCGTGTAATGGAGAGGAAGCAGTTCGTCGTCATCGGTATCGCGATCGCCCTCGTGATCGCGATTGCCGCGCCGTTCCTTGCGTCCGGAGACCCCGACGGGCT encodes:
- the cbiM gene encoding cobalt transporter CbiM; the encoded protein is MHIPDAFIPMGQALVYWVIALVFIALALRWARRSMGEEKIPLVAVLAAGIFAIQALNIPIPWGTSGHMVGAALAAIVLGSPFAGVFVLTLVLLVQGIIFGDGGITVMGANIINMGVVGGFIGYYGYTAIKRVIGNAYAAAFIAAWAALFISAILCAVELAIAGTFPLVPALTGLGLYHAVIGLIEGGITAGALYLIASARPDILEHPTGVSV